The Benincasa hispida cultivar B227 chromosome 11, ASM972705v1, whole genome shotgun sequence genome has a segment encoding these proteins:
- the LOC120090890 gene encoding probable calcium-binding protein CML45, with protein sequence MQNRLPDVNVQLIPTPLVFVDRTSILPILFTFADRIHDLISVPLSFFQSPSKEKASPQSNCSSQSDDQVITQQKNCLMSREEVRFVMDKLELFCSKNDGDEEIGECFGGEELTAMFEENEPSLEELKQTFNVFDRNRDGFIDAEELHIVLGLLQSNNGIFIHDCKRMIARFDHNNDGKIDFTEFVKFMEVALS encoded by the coding sequence ATGCAAAACCGACTACCCGATGTCAACGTGCAACTCATCCCGACGCCGCTCGTGTTCGTCGATCGGACATCCATCTTACCAATTCTATTCACCTTTGCAGACAGAATACATGACCTGATTTCTGTACCTTTGTCATTTTTTCAATCACCCTCCAAAGAGAAGGCTTCGCCACAAAGTAATTGTTCTTCACAATCTGATGATCAGGTCATCACCCAACAAAAGAATTGCTTAATGAGCAGAGAAGAAGTGAGATTTGTAATGGACAAATTAGAGCTTTTTTGCAGCAAAAATGATGGTGATGAAGAAATTGGGGAGTGTTTTGGAGGTGAGGAATTAACAGCTATGTTTGAAGAGAATGAACCAAGCTTGGAAGAATTGAAGCAAACATTTAATGTGTTTGATAGAAACAGAGATGGGTTCATTGATGCAGAGGAATTGCATATTGTTCTTGGCCTGCTTCAATCTAATAATGGGATTTTCATCCATGATTGCAAAAGAATGATAGCCAGATTTGATCACAATAATGATGGTAAAATTGATTTCACTGAGTTTGTAAAGTTTATGGAAGTTGCTTTATCTTGA